A genome region from Flammeovirga agarivorans includes the following:
- a CDS encoding InlB B-repeat-containing protein, translating into MNKQFTRQSFYFVILLLFGLFSCDKEEASITAYTVDFDCNGGTKIESQEVLAGEKVTTPTDPTKEGHEFLYWTKNDQEYDFSKEVVDDFTLTALWEEIEVTYQVTYKFDNGQEDSVATVIENNLLEAPQIPLKEGFIFKFWSEDGAEFKFGEAVTSNIELTAIYEEVIDQYVVSFDPNNGEQMTLVTVDEDTEVTEPENPQKEDYEFLGWFLNDELYDFTSKVNGDITLIAKWKIVAGETTFEYATISRDDFNSLSNGDHIMVKAQLNYLSRGWAWGTEVYLVDNKENSSKDLYSHSNYGMFTFPLSVASDDPMMGGTYVFNLVKDVYMSSPQLGFGYMRNEEFDETGTPAYDGGKWNAPMRYGIEFFDEIIRGNVREVNYSAEKGLSVVVGTEEVMIKKRVEDGQGNITYENLSESDTSLFDDHLEQNRYIYTIQVEGETVSVLNKDTLQVYASILP; encoded by the coding sequence ATGAACAAACAATTTACAAGACAATCATTCTATTTCGTAATACTCTTATTATTTGGACTATTCAGTTGTGATAAAGAAGAGGCATCAATCACTGCATATACTGTTGATTTTGATTGTAATGGTGGTACAAAAATAGAAAGCCAAGAAGTTTTAGCGGGCGAAAAGGTGACTACGCCAACGGATCCTACGAAAGAGGGTCACGAATTTTTATATTGGACGAAAAATGATCAAGAATACGATTTTTCAAAAGAAGTAGTTGATGATTTTACATTAACGGCGTTATGGGAAGAAATCGAAGTCACTTATCAAGTCACATATAAATTTGACAATGGACAAGAAGATAGTGTAGCTACTGTCATCGAAAATAATCTATTAGAAGCTCCTCAAATCCCACTAAAAGAAGGGTTTATCTTTAAATTCTGGTCTGAAGATGGTGCTGAATTTAAATTTGGAGAGGCTGTAACTTCTAATATTGAACTGACGGCAATTTATGAAGAAGTCATTGATCAGTATGTTGTTTCCTTTGACCCAAATAATGGTGAGCAAATGACATTAGTAACGGTCGATGAAGATACTGAAGTAACTGAACCTGAAAATCCACAAAAGGAAGATTATGAGTTTCTAGGATGGTTTTTAAATGATGAACTTTATGATTTTACTTCAAAAGTTAATGGTGATATTACTTTAATAGCAAAGTGGAAAATCGTAGCAGGAGAAACTACATTTGAATATGCGACCATTTCAAGAGATGATTTTAATAGTTTAAGTAACGGGGATCATATTATGGTAAAAGCTCAACTCAATTACCTATCTAGAGGTTGGGCTTGGGGTACTGAGGTTTACCTTGTTGATAATAAAGAAAATAGCTCAAAAGACTTATATAGCCATTCAAACTACGGAATGTTCACTTTCCCATTATCAGTAGCAAGCGATGACCCAATGATGGGCGGTACTTATGTATTTAATCTAGTAAAAGATGTTTACATGTCATCACCTCAATTAGGTTTTGGATATATGCGAAATGAGGAATTTGATGAAACGGGAACTCCTGCTTATGATGGTGGAAAATGGAATGCACCTATGCGTTACGGAATCGAGTTTTTCGATGAAATTATTAGAGGTAACGTTAGAGAAGTGAATTATTCTGCTGAAAAAGGTTTATCAGTAGTTGTTGGTACTGAGGAAGTAATGATTAAAAAGAGAGTGGAGGATGGCCAAGGGAATATCACATACGAGAATTTATCCGAAAGTGATACATCTTTATTTGACGACCATCT